CTTACCGTAAACAAGGTGATGCTTATGGCCGCATCGTAGGTGAAGAAGTAACCACACACTACGGCGCAGACCTTGAAGTATTCGTAGAAAAACGCTGGCAAGACGTCACGCTTCGTTTAGTAGGTTCAAACCTACTAGATGCAAGTAAAGACGAAACCTTTAACAAGTTCGACACCGTTGATGACCAAATCAACCGCGACTTTGACGAGTATGAACTGGAGTCTGAAGAAGCAGGCCCTGTTATTCAGTTAATGCTGCGCTACGCATTTTAATACACAAAAGAGTTATTAAGGCAGCGCATTGCTGCCTTGTTTTATATTTGGGGATCCCATGAATTTTACAAAACCACTTAACCTTGTAGCCAGTGCAGTGATGCTAAGCACCCTAGCAGCCTGTAGCCAAACAACAGCGACCGAGGCGCCAAGTAAAAACCAATTAACAGCCTTTGGCACAACTGAAAATATGCAAGGCTCACAAGCAGCAGCCCTTGCTGATGACGCTTGGTTATTGAGCTCACAAAGCCAAGGCTTACAACTCATTGATGCCACAGGTAAACAGCACGCATTACAAAAAGGTAATTTCGAAGCGCTCTCTGTTAAAGCAATCAACAAAGATAGTTACCTTGTTGCCAGCATCGATAACGAAGCTGACCAAGCAGTCATTTTTAGCTTACAAAAAGCACCAAAATGGCAGTTAACCGAAATTAGCCGTATCAGCCCACCTAAAGCAAAACCTGAGGCTGTGTGCTTATTTGCTAACCCGACAACTCAAGCTGTGTCAGCATTTGTGGCTGATGCCCGCGGCCTTATCCGCGAGACTTTAGTGTTTGATATTGCAAACAAACGCGCATTAAACCTTGAATTACGCGAGTTTGCCGGTGTAAGTGAAACATCAGGCTGCGCGGTTGATGATAACAGCAAAACCCTTTACCTAAGTGAAGGTGAGCTAGGCATTTGGCAAATTAACGCAGATGCAGAATCTCGGGCTGATAAAAAGCCCATTGCTATGATGTCGCCATTTGGCAGCTTAGCGCCTGAAGTTGGCGGTTTAAGCACATCAGATGATGGCAGCTTATGGTTCACCACTTCTGAAGATAACCAATTACATCGCTACGAAAGCAATACTAAACGTTTTAGCAGCTGGCAATTTGCTGGAGAACTGGCAATTGAATCTGCCGCAGTGCGCTTTAATAATAATCAAGCTGACATCGTGTTATACGATGATGAATCTGGTCATTATGTAAAAGGTCAAATCGAGGGCCAAACCCAGAGACAAGCTAAGCTAAAAAATAGCGCTAAAACAACTGCTGTTACTTACATTAATGCACAAGCGCAAACCGATGCAGTACGTGCTTTTGGTGATGCCGCCGATGATCCTGCAATTTGGATAAACCCAAGCAATGCAGCAAAAAGCCTGATTTTAGGCACCGATAAACGTCGTGGTTTAATGGTGTATGACCTTACTGGCAAAGAGCTACAAGCGCTAGAAACTGGCCGTTTAAATAATGTTGATGTGCGCCAACATGCAAGTATCAACAACGCAACGAATACGTGGATTGCTGGCAGTAACCGTACTCATAACAGCATCAGTGTTTACAGCGTCGATACTCACAATCAGGTGCAACATATTGCAGAGCTGCCAACGACTCTAAAAGAAATTTACGGTATGTGTATGTACTCATCAAACACAGGCAACTATGTGTTTATGAATGATAAGTCAGGTCTGTTTCAGCAATACAAACTAACTGGTAATAATGAGAGCGTATCAGCACAACTAGTCCGCGAATTTAGTGTTCCAAGCCAACCTGAAGGTTGCAGTGCAGATGATAAAACCGCACAGCTATTTTTAGGTGAAGAAGACGAAGGTATTTGGTTTATTGGTGCTGAGCCTACAGCAGAAAATAAACCTGTAATGCTACAAACCGTGAACGATATGCTGGTGGATGATGTAGAAGGCATGGAAATCTACCACGCTAAAGATGCCCGTTATTTAGTGGTTTCTAGCCAAGGTGATTACAGCTATGTGCTTTATAAAATTATCGATGGCAATCCCCCTAGCCTTGAGTTTGCGGGTAAATTTGCAATTAGCAATAACCTAGAGTTAGCAATCGATGGCGTATCAGAAACCGATGGCCTAACGGTGACACCGGCTGCGCTACCAGGCTACCCTGAAGGGGTGCTAATTGTGCAAGATGGTTACAACCGTATGCCACAGGCACCGCAAAACTTTAAGATTATTGACTGGCGCGAAGTAAAAAAAGCCATTCAATAAATTACTCCGTAAAGGTGCTCGGTTTATCTGGGCACCTTTTTTATCTGAACATGTTTAATCAGTAAAATAGATAACTAAAGCCCCCTACTATTGCACCGTAAATTAGCATAGGCAAAAAGGTTTTCTTAAGCACTGGCCCTTCTTGATTATTAACTCCAACAATACTGGCTACAGCAATAATATTGCTAATGCAGATCATGTTCCCCATAGCCGCACCCGTTGATTGCAACGCAAGCACTAAAGTTTCTGATAAGCCCACTTGCTCTGCTATGCCATATTGAATACCGCCAAAGGTAAGATTAGACACCGTTGCCGAGCCCGAAAAGAAAGTCCCGAGCGCCCCCAAATATGAGGCAAATAATACCCAATGTTCACCACTTACATTAGCAAAGGTGCTCGCCATATAAAATATGGGCGCATTATGGCCACCTTGCATTAAAACATTAACCATCACCAGCGCCCCAATTAAGGCAATACATGGCAGAGCAATACGCCCTAAGGTATCGGTGCACATCTGTTTAACTTGTAGCTTGCTCATTTTAAGTAACGGTACACAGATCAGCACAACCAATACAAACGGGATCAAGGCCGGTACAAATAAGGTTTTATACGACCACCCCACTGACGTACCAAATATTTCGTGTAATGAAAGGATTAGGGCTTTACTTAATTCAAATTGAGCGAAGCCCAAATGCATGCTTATCCAGAGTGTTTCGTCGTTAAGCAATGCTTTAATGCCTAGCTGATGAATACGGGTTATGACCAGCACAACAATTAACAGTAATAACGGGAATAAAGCTAAAAACAGCGCTTTTGGTGTGAGCTCAACCTTGCCTTTCATGCTTTGTATATTTACAGCTGAGTTATCTAACCCCACTCCCTTATTCGCTAAAAAGATAGTGAGCAATAGCCCCACTGCACCGCCAATCAGTGATGGAAACTCATAATTCCACTGGGCAAACAACCAATAAGGTAATACACATGAAAACACACTTAAATAAATGAACACACTATTTTTACGAACCGTTTTCAGTGGCTGCACAATACACAGCGCAATCATAGGAATTACCAAAGCAGCAACAACATGACAAAGTGCCGTCCATCTTGAGATAGCGAGCACTTGTTCATCATCTAATTGTAGCGCCGAGAAACCAAACCAAGTAGGCGTGCCAACAGCCCCAAAAGACACGGGAATCGAGTTTAGAATCAAAGTAAAAACAATCACTTTAAAAGGCGAGAAACCAAGTCCGACCAAAATAGGTGCAGCGATGGCCGCTGGCGTACCAAACCCAGATGCGCCTTCGAGCATAAATGCAAATGCCCAACCTATGATCATCAACTGTGCAACCTGATTACTGCTAATAGATTCGAGCCAATGTTTAATCGTGGTTTCGGCTCCAGATATTGCCAACATGCGATTAAGTAAAATAGCCCCAGCAATAATCGAAATAGGCGTCATGACAGACAATACACCGGCAAACGAATTTGCAAGCAATAGCCGTAAATCAGCTTGAAAGTAAAACAGTTGCAGTAAAGCAGCGAGTAGCGCCGTTATTGGTAAGGCAATATAGGAAGCGATGGGGCTGCGATTTACCATCATCCAGATCAGCACCAAAATAGGTAGTGCAGCCACTAGGGTATTCATGGGTCATCCTGTTGTTTTTATTAAGCGCTTTCCTTAATTCAAAGTATAGACAGGATAATCATAATCAGTATTTTTTATTTGTTAAATGAGTGTATTAAATAAGTGTACTGAGCCACCAAAGTAACAGTACTAACACAGAAATAGCGACTAACGCTTTGGTTTTGTGCTTTTGAATAATTCGCTCAGCCTGATTACCCGCGTAATACACAACCGCGGCAAGGGCAAAGTACCGGATTGAACGAGCAATGACCGTTGCCAGTAAAAATAGAAAAATTGAATACTTAGTTGCTCCAGCTGCAAGCATGGCAATTTGAAATGGAATAGGAACGATGCCGAGCGTCAGTACAAACCAAAAGCCTTGTGCTTGCATTTTTTGTTTAACTTGCTCAAATTGCTCTGGGTTTGAGAAGGTATTAATAACCCAATCCCCAACCACATCAAATAGATAATAGCCGAGGGCATAACCAAAAATAGCGCCGACAATACAGCCAATCGTCGCCATTAATGCAATTAACCAAAGCTTTTCACGACGGGCTTGCATTAACGGAACAAGTACAGCTTCAAGAGGTATTGGCACTATGGTTGACTCTAAAAATGATGCCACCGTAATCGATTTAAGCATATGTTTTGAGTCGATAAACTGCCGTGTTTTTTGCTTAAGCTTTTTAGCAATCGCCATTATTCATCCTTAATTTTTTTGTTGCGTTTTAGATTACAACAAAAACCCTTAACCGTACCTTACGGATTATGAATATAACGGCTACGACCTTGGTTTTTAGCCAAATAAAGCGCCTGATCGGCACGCTTCATAGTATTGCTAAACGTTTCTGTAGTACGTTTAATTGCTGACCCCACACTTACGCTGAGCGTTTTACTAGGAGTAACCAAAACGTTACTTGCCATACATAGCAGTTGTTGACAGGTCTGGCTCAATATTACGCGATCATCAGTTGGTACGTATAAAGCAAACTCTTCTCCACCTATACGTGCAAATAAAATAGTTTGCTCTAATGCCTTGTGGCACTGCAGCACAAAATCAACCAGTACCTGATCACCCACATCATGGCCGTACTCATCATTTATCGCTTTAAAATGATCAATATCTACAATCACAATACTAAATGGTCGGTCTTGATTCTGTTGTACATAGTGATAAAAATATCGGCGGTTATAAGCCTTAGTAAGCACATCGGTTTTAAGCTCTTCCTCTAGCTGTTCACGAGTTTTTGCTAAATCTGACAATACTAAAAACAAACCAAAACCAGTGACCAACATACCAATCGTTCGACTAATATCTTCAATATAAATCCCAACCCAGATAGGTTGGAACACTAGCTCATCAAGAAAGTCAAAAGTCAGCCCAACACTCCACAAAAAAATACCAATACTTAAAAATATATAGCTTCTTTTTGCAACTACCGATGTTTGTACAAAAGCGAACATACATATGAGGATCAGTAAATTAATCGCATCTGTTAATACGCCATTGAGGTAGATATCATTTTCTAATCGATAAAAATGGTAGAGGTATATCACCACAATCATTAGTAATGACATAATAAACACGCTGATAAATAACTGCTTTATAACTAGCGGTACTGAACTTAACTCAGCTTTCACTTTGATTGTTGGGGGTTGTTTACTCATAAGAGATCACGACAACTTACTGCAATTGAACCAACATTAGCAAAGCGTGTTTAAAAGTACATGGCAAAGCGCCTGTGAATTTCAAAAACCAGCATTTTGACTGAAGAACTCAGCCTAAAAACAACCCCTTTTGCTCAGTAAAAAGTTCTACATTTACGCTATTTTCTGATAAATATCGCATTTCTGGCATCATTTTTTTATCATCTATGCGGATTCTGTTTAATACATTTACTAGCATAATGACTAACACACGATTTATTCCTTTTCGAAAACACGACATTATTAATCTTTGCCAAGTCTACTTGGGCGAACGGCAGAAAGCGTCATTTATAGAGTTTTGTGTATTACTACAAAGCGTGACACATTATCAATATCACGAGCTGTTGGAATCATTAAAAGATAATTACGCGCCATTTGACCCAAATAGCGACACCCGCACACTAAAACCGATTACCAACGAGCAACGTGCCTGCTATCAATCTGCGTTTGCAAAAGATTTTGCCACGGTACTCAATGCTGCCAACTTTGAAACCATTACCAATCAAGACTTACAAGACGCGCTTAATGAAGAGTCATTATTTAAAGTACGTTTGGCCGTTGAGTTTGATGATTTTGCTGAAGTGGTATTTTACCGTCGTGGCGAATCGCAAAAAACCGAGACTTTGCGAAGCTTCTGGGGGCTTAAGAAAAAGCAAATTCAGTTTACTAACTACGACCGCGTTGCCGTATTCATCCGCTTTAAAGACGAGCAGTATTTTTTAAAAAAAGGCAAAATGCCGCTAGGCTTTGAGCCAAACTCAACTATCGTCAAACTATTCCAGAATGTACCAAAAGCCGATTTAGAAATGCTGTTTCCCAATAGTGAAGTAAAAATGCGCCCTATAGATAAACTCATTATTGGCTCATCAGCACTAATTGGTGGTGCTGTAGTTTTAGTAACAAAATTAGGCGCCTCAATTCTACTTCTTATTGCTATGATTGCTTTTTGGGGTGGTTGGCGTAGTGAAGAAGTGCACATGAGTCAGCAGCACTTTATAACCTTTGCAATCGGCATGGGAGTGTTTGGCAGCTTTATCTTTAAAGAGTGGAGTAAATTTAAAAACCGTAAAATTCGCTTTATGAAAGCACTGGCCGACAACTTATATTTTAAAAACTTGGATAACAATGCTGGTGTTTTTCATACCCTTGTCGACGCAGCTGAAGAAGAGGATGTTAAAGAAGCTCTGCTTGCCTACACCTTTTTATTAAAAGCCAACACAACAATGAGCGCAGAACAATTAGATAAGAGAATTGAGCAGTGGTTCAACGAACAACACAATTGCCAACTCGATTTCGAAATTGATGATGCCTTAAACAAGCTCGTAAAGCTTGAGCTGGTTAATCAGCAAGATGAC
The nucleotide sequence above comes from Pseudoalteromonas shioyasakiensis. Encoded proteins:
- a CDS encoding phytase produces the protein MNFTKPLNLVASAVMLSTLAACSQTTATEAPSKNQLTAFGTTENMQGSQAAALADDAWLLSSQSQGLQLIDATGKQHALQKGNFEALSVKAINKDSYLVASIDNEADQAVIFSLQKAPKWQLTEISRISPPKAKPEAVCLFANPTTQAVSAFVADARGLIRETLVFDIANKRALNLELREFAGVSETSGCAVDDNSKTLYLSEGELGIWQINADAESRADKKPIAMMSPFGSLAPEVGGLSTSDDGSLWFTTSEDNQLHRYESNTKRFSSWQFAGELAIESAAVRFNNNQADIVLYDDESGHYVKGQIEGQTQRQAKLKNSAKTTAVTYINAQAQTDAVRAFGDAADDPAIWINPSNAAKSLILGTDKRRGLMVYDLTGKELQALETGRLNNVDVRQHASINNATNTWIAGSNRTHNSISVYSVDTHNQVQHIAELPTTLKEIYGMCMYSSNTGNYVFMNDKSGLFQQYKLTGNNESVSAQLVREFSVPSQPEGCSADDKTAQLFLGEEDEGIWFIGAEPTAENKPVMLQTVNDMLVDDVEGMEIYHAKDARYLVVSSQGDYSYVLYKIIDGNPPSLEFAGKFAISNNLELAIDGVSETDGLTVTPAALPGYPEGVLIVQDGYNRMPQAPQNFKIIDWREVKKAIQ
- a CDS encoding L-lactate permease — translated: MNTLVAALPILVLIWMMVNRSPIASYIALPITALLAALLQLFYFQADLRLLLANSFAGVLSVMTPISIIAGAILLNRMLAISGAETTIKHWLESISSNQVAQLMIIGWAFAFMLEGASGFGTPAAIAAPILVGLGFSPFKVIVFTLILNSIPVSFGAVGTPTWFGFSALQLDDEQVLAISRWTALCHVVAALVIPMIALCIVQPLKTVRKNSVFIYLSVFSCVLPYWLFAQWNYEFPSLIGGAVGLLLTIFLANKGVGLDNSAVNIQSMKGKVELTPKALFLALFPLLLLIVVLVITRIHQLGIKALLNDETLWISMHLGFAQFELSKALILSLHEIFGTSVGWSYKTLFVPALIPFVLVVLICVPLLKMSKLQVKQMCTDTLGRIALPCIALIGALVMVNVLMQGGHNAPIFYMASTFANVSGEHWVLFASYLGALGTFFSGSATVSNLTFGGIQYGIAEQVGLSETLVLALQSTGAAMGNMICISNIIAVASIVGVNNQEGPVLKKTFLPMLIYGAIVGGFSYLFY
- a CDS encoding DedA family protein, with translation MAIAKKLKQKTRQFIDSKHMLKSITVASFLESTIVPIPLEAVLVPLMQARREKLWLIALMATIGCIVGAIFGYALGYYLFDVVGDWVINTFSNPEQFEQVKQKMQAQGFWFVLTLGIVPIPFQIAMLAAGATKYSIFLFLLATVIARSIRYFALAAVVYYAGNQAERIIQKHKTKALVAISVLVLLLWWLSTLI
- a CDS encoding GGDEF domain-containing protein translates to MSKQPPTIKVKAELSSVPLVIKQLFISVFIMSLLMIVVIYLYHFYRLENDIYLNGVLTDAINLLILICMFAFVQTSVVAKRSYIFLSIGIFLWSVGLTFDFLDELVFQPIWVGIYIEDISRTIGMLVTGFGLFLVLSDLAKTREQLEEELKTDVLTKAYNRRYFYHYVQQNQDRPFSIVIVDIDHFKAINDEYGHDVGDQVLVDFVLQCHKALEQTILFARIGGEEFALYVPTDDRVILSQTCQQLLCMASNVLVTPSKTLSVSVGSAIKRTTETFSNTMKRADQALYLAKNQGRSRYIHNP
- a CDS encoding DUF3754 domain-containing protein encodes the protein MTNTRFIPFRKHDIINLCQVYLGERQKASFIEFCVLLQSVTHYQYHELLESLKDNYAPFDPNSDTRTLKPITNEQRACYQSAFAKDFATVLNAANFETITNQDLQDALNEESLFKVRLAVEFDDFAEVVFYRRGESQKTETLRSFWGLKKKQIQFTNYDRVAVFIRFKDEQYFLKKGKMPLGFEPNSTIVKLFQNVPKADLEMLFPNSEVKMRPIDKLIIGSSALIGGAVVLVTKLGASILLLIAMIAFWGGWRSEEVHMSQQHFITFAIGMGVFGSFIFKEWSKFKNRKIRFMKALADNLYFKNLDNNAGVFHTLVDAAEEEDVKEALLAYTFLLKANTTMSAEQLDKRIEQWFNEQHNCQLDFEIDDALNKLVKLELVNQQDDVYTAVDLDKAKQRLDTRWDDYFKFS